GCATTTGCTCTGCTGCATCAAAATCTGCAATAACTCCATCCCTCAATGGTCGGACTGCACGAATATTTCCAGGGGTACGCCCCAACATCATCTTGGCATCATCACCAACAGCTAAAGGCTCACCTTCCTCTAAATCCATAGCAACAACAGAAGGTTCTTCAAGAACTATCCCTTTGCCCTGTACATAAATTAGAGTATTGGCTGTGCCAAGATCTATTCCTATATCGCGAGAAAGTCTAAAACGTCGAAAGAACACGGGATTAATTTAGAGAGAGTTTAGTAAGATCGTTTTATAAGACTAATAAAGGAGTCTTCAAAAAACAAAAAGTCGTTTTCAAAAAAAAACTTTTCAAACAACTATAATTAAATGGAGCTATATTCAATTTACAAAATAATTTAGATAAATAATGAGTTTAAATGCAGTAAATCTAGTGGGAAGAGCTGGAAGAGATCCTGAAGTGCGATACTTCGAATCAGGAAGCATTGTTGCAAATTTTACACTTGCTGTAAACAGAAGAAGTAGAAATGACGAACCTGATTGGTTTAATTTAGAAATATGGGGTAAGCAAGCTCAAGTCGCAGCAGATTATGTAAGAAAAGGCTCACTAATAGGAATTACAGGAAGCTTAAAACTAGATCAGTGGAAAGATAAAACAACTGGAGAAAATAAATCTAAGCCAATTATTAGAGTTGACCGACTAAATCTTCTAGGCTCAAGAAAAGATTCTGCAAATAATGAAATAACAAATAATCCATCATCATTTACCAAGGGAAGTAATCAAGATATTCCTTTTTAATTCTACTTTTTTGAAGAAAATAAACGGATAAATAACCATAAAATTCCACTAATTAATCCAAAAACCAAAATCAATTTAATAATTTTTGAAAAAGGTTCAATCCAAACCTCCACTAAAGGATAACTTTCACCTAAGAAGATTCCCATAGAGGTTAAAAACAAAACCCAAATCAAGCTGCCTGCTGTTGTCCAAATAACAAAAGGTAGTAAAGGCATTAACTCAATCCCAGCTGGTACAGAAATCAATGTTCTAATACCAGGTACTAATCTTCCCCAAAACACCAATGCTTTTCCATATCTTCCAAACCAATCACGACTTTTATATAACTCTCTTGGACTAATTCCAATCCATTTGCCATATTTCTTCAACCAATTTTCAAGCTTTTTCTCACTTACTAATCTACCAATTCCATACCATGGAAATGCTCCTAAAACAGTTCCAATTAATCCTGCTATAACTACTGGAAGAAAATTTAACTGGCCTTGTGAAACATAAAATCCACCAAGAGGCATAATTAACTCTGAAGGGATTGGCGGAAATAAATTTTCTAAGAACATTGCTAATAATATTGATGCATAACCAATCCACTGATTAGTTGCAACCGCATCACCAATAAAATCAGGTAAAGATGTAAGAAATTCAACAATGCTCATTAAAATATTATTAGAAGGTATTAAATCAAATTAATATCTATATTGTTCAGATTTATATGGACCGTTAATAGGAACATTTATATAGTTTGCTTGCTCTTTAGTTAATTCAGTTAATTGAGCCCCTATTTTATCCAAATGTAAACGCGCTACCATTTCATCTAGATGTTTAGGTAATACATAAACATTTTTTTGATATTCATTTCCTTTAGTAAATAATTCAATCTGCGCCAATACTTGATTAGTAAATGAATTACTCATAACAAAACTTGGATGACCAGTAGCACATCCCAAGTTCACTAAGCGACCTTCAGCCAGAAGAATAATCTTATTTCCATTTGGAAGTGTAATGTGATCAACTTGAGGTTTAATATTTTCCCAATGATATGACTTCAAAGAAGCAACATCAATCTCATTATCAAAGTGACCAATATTGGAAACAATAGCCTCATCTTTCATTCGAATAAGATGTTCATGACAAATAACTTGATAATTTCCTGTAGCAGTAACAAAAATATCAATATCTTCAACCACATCATCTAAACGAACAACTCTATAACCTTCCATTGCAGCCTGAAGTGCACAGATTGGATCAATCTCAGCAATCATGACCGTTGCACCAAGCCCTCTTAATGACTGAGCTGATCCTTTTCCCACATCACCATATCCAATAACTAGAGCGACTTTCCCTGCAACCATTACGTCAGTTGCCCGTTTAATTCCATCCACAAGTGATTCACGACATCCATACAGGTTGTCAAATTTGCTCTTAGTAACTGAGTCATTCACATTTATAGCTGGGAAAGGAAGTTCTCCATTTTTCTGCATCTGGTAAAGCCTTGCCACACCAGTAGTTGTTTCTTCTGTTACCCCCTTAATGTTTCTTCTAATTCGTGAATAAAAAGATTTGTCCTCTAATAATTTCTGCCGAATGGAAGCAAAAAGTGCAATCTCTTCCTCATTCGAAGGGTTGTCTAATATTGCAATATCTTTTTCTGCCTTTTCGCCCAGTATTACTAAACCTGTTGCATCTCCACCATCATCCAAAATCATATTGGGTCCTTCAAAATCGCCCCATTCAAGTATGGAATGTGTATAAGACCAGTATTCAGATAATGTCTCACCTTTTTTTGCAAATACAGGGATTCCTTCTTTTGCAATAGCTGCAGCAGCATGGTCTTGTGTAGAGAAAATATTGCATGATGCCCATCGAACTTTGGCTCCCAAAGCAACCAAAGTCTCAATCAATACAGCTGTCTGAATAGTCATATGAAGACTCCCTGCAATTCTTGCCCCATCCAAGGGTTTCTCCATCCCAAACTTTTCTCTCAAAGAAATTAATCCAGGCATCTCTTTCTCAGCTATAGAAATCTCTTTGCGGCCAAACTCAGCAAGATTTATATCAGCCACTAGGTAAGCTGAATCTGAAGTCAAGTGTGATGCTGTTGATGAAACCATGATTACTTTTTAATCCAAAGCGAAGTAAGGTGATTCATAAAATAGAAATTAACACCATAATCAAAGAACATTCTAACCAATCAAACTGGGTACTTAGAGATCATGACGAGACAATTCTGTTTGGCCAGTCATTAGCCGATACTCTTAAAAAAACAAATATACTCTTCCTAGAAGGACCATTAGGAGCGGGAAAAACCTCATTAGTGAAAGGCATAGCGAAAGGTTTAAATATCAAAGAACCAATTACAAGTCCTACTTTTGCTTTATCACATCATTACCTGCATGGAAGTAGAGCCCTAATTCATTTAGATCTGTATAGATTAGAAAAAGCTCAAGCAGCTAATGAATTATTTCTTCAAGAAGAAGAAACAGCAACGATGTTGAATGGTCTGATAGTAATAGAATGGCCTTCCCGATTAAGCCTAAAAGTTGATGATGCCTATCAAATATCGATTAAATATTTACCACATGGGGCACAAGGACGAAAAATTCAATTAATACCTTCAACTTAATGATGATAAAAAATCTTGTACAGACCGATTTGATGGCTGCGGATCAATTGCACCCATACCAGCACAAACCAAAGCCCCACATCCTGCAGCAAAGCGAATCATTGAATCTGCCTCAATGTAACTTTTAGGATTAACAGAATGAACAGCTATTTGAGATATCACTCCTGCCATAAATGAATCTCCGGCTCCAGTTGTATCTATTACTGAAGGAGGTGAAAATGATTGAGTTTCTCCACGGTAATCTCCCAATAACCATCTAATGGATTCAGCTCCATCAGTAATGATCACACTTGGGTGCAAAGGTAACGACTCAGAAATCTCTCTTGGATCTTGACTATTGAAAAACAAAATAGCCTCTTCCTTAGCAAGCTTTAGCAAAGATACTTTAGCCAAAAATGACTTAACTAAAAAGCGAGTTTCATTACTTGGAGGACTGTCTGGACGAGAATGTACATCCCAAAAAGTAGGTCGCCAATTCAAATCCATTGCTATGTTCATACCATCTAATTTTGCCTGATCAAGAGCCCAAGCAACTACCTTTCTAGAGCCCTCTTGAGCCAATAAAATAGTTCCCAATAGAAGCCATTTTGCATCTTTTGCAACCGAAGGCCATGCCATTTTCAACTTGTCTAAATCCAAAGCCTGATCTGCAAAAATATTTACTTTTTCACCAGCAAAACCACGAAAACTTCTTTCCCCATGAGAATCTCTATGAACCAGAACAACCCTAGTAGGTAGAGTTGGATGAACCTGTAAACCAGAGATATTGACACCACGAGAATTAAATAAATTAAAGAATTGCTGACCTATAGAGTCATCACCTAAACAACCAACAAAAGCTACATCTATATCCAACCTAGCTAAAGCACAAGCAACATTGGCAGGAGCACCACCTAAACAATCCTTGCTTCCTATCTCAAGAGTAGGGTCTCCACCCAAAGGGCCTAAGCGATCTACTAAAGCTTCACCTAAACAAATCACCTCGGAGCTTTTCATTGATCTACTCCAAAAAAATTACACATTTTATTCAAAATACTTAGAAACTCAACAAATTACTTTTCTTTAGATGGAACTATATAATCCTGTAAAGCTTTAATCATATATTTATTTGCTGCAGGGAAAGGATAATTAATTAAATCATCAGGTTTAACCCATTTAGTTTGCAAACTTGATAAAGGCTTAGGTATTCCTGAGCTTAACTTACAAATATAAACAACAAAATGAAGTTTCTTATGTGAATAACAATGATCAAATTCTATAAGGTTTTGAAGAACTTTAATGTGAACTCCTAATTCTTCATGAATTTCTCTAATTACTGTATCTTCGATTAATTCACCTTTTTCTTGTTTACCACCTGGAAACTCCCACATACTTCCCATGGTTTGGTCAGGTTTCCTTTGATCAATAAGAATTTCACCAAAATCATTAAAAACTATACCAATACCAATTACCAAGTTAGGCAAGGCTTTTTTAGGAGCCTTCATAGGGAATTTTGATGGATCACCTTGATAATAAGCACAACAGTATGATTTCCAAGGACAACAAAAACATTTTGGATTCTTTGGTAAACAAACGGTGGCACCAAGATCCATCAGTGCCTGATTAAAATTCCTTGGTGAGTCATAATCAAGCAGATCATTACTTAGTGACCAAAGCTTTGAAGAAGATCTAGAAAGTGATTGCTCATTACCAATTAATCTTGAAAGAATTCTTTTTACATTGCCATCAAGCAATGCTTCAGGAAGATCAAATGCTGAAGAAATAATACTTGCAGCAGTTGTTCTACCAATACCAGGCAAATCAACCCAAGTAGATATGCTCACCGGCCAAGCTAATGGATTTAAGCTGTTATTCGATCCAATAATTTCAAGCAACTTTTTAGCCGACTGATGTGTCCTTTTTGCTCGCGAATAATAACCAAGGCCCTGCCAAAGAAGCAAAACCTCATGATCACCTGCATGAGCCAGATCAACTAAAGTTGGAAAAGCTTTCATCCAATTCTTCCAATAAGGTAAAACAACCTTTAATTGTGTTTGCTGGAGCATGACCTCAGCAATCCAGATGGGATAAACAGGTAATTTTTCTAATTTTTCTGGCAAAGCACCATTAGGTTTAAGCTTCCAAGGGATCCAATGACGACCATGTAATGCAAACCAATTTAATAAAACTGCTTGCATATCTTCTATCTTGTCAATACTCCACAAATCTTTTATAGAGTCATCATCGTGTATACAGCTGGCACACATATTCTCAACTGGAATGGATTAAAAGTCGCATGGAAAAAAGAATGCCAATCAACGCAATCTGAAGTGGCTACCTTGTTGATTCATGGTTTTGGAGCGAATAAAAATCATTGGAGACATAACCAAACTGTTCTTGGAACAATAGCGCCATCTTATTCAATAGATTTAATAGGGTTTGGAGAAAGCAGCCAGCCTATTTCAAGACTTAATGGGGAAGAGCAAAACGAAAATAATTATTGTTATAACTTTGAAAATTGGGGGAACCAAATTGCAGATTTCTCAAAATTAGTTATTAAGAAACCCGTTGTATTAATTGGAAATTCTATTGGTGGCGTGATTGCATTAAAAGCAGCACAAATACTGAAAGAAAAGTGTAAAAGAGTAATTTTAATCAATTGTGCCCAAAGGTTAATGGATGACAAACAACTCAGTAAAAAATCAACCTTGCAAAAAATATTAAGACCTGGACTTAAGTTCATTACGAAACAAAGATGGTTAAGCAGAAGCTTATTTAAAAATGCTGCAAAGCCTTCATTTATAAAGAAGGTTTTGCAAAAAGCTTATCCAAGTGGATCCAATATTGATGATGGTTTAATTAACCTTCTTCATCAACCAACTAAAGGATTGGGAGCCCCTGAAGCATTTCATGGCTTTATAAATATATTCAATGATTCCTTAGCACCAGAATTAATGGAAGAATTGGATTTACCGGTGGATATGATCTGGGGTGAAGATGATCCTTGGGAATCATGCACTGAAGCGAAAAATTGGTTCTTAACAATTCCATGTATAAAGTCTCTTGAAATTATTAAGCATTCAGGTCATTGCCCTCACGATGAAAGCCCTGAAAAAGTTAACCCTATTTTGGTAAAACTAGTTCAGCAAGCAACGTAAGCTTCAACGGTATTTCCATACTTGCGTAATCCTCGCAGAGCATCTCTTTCAAGATTTCTCACTCGATCTCTACTTATACCAAGAATCCTACCAATACCAGTCAGAGTCATAGGCTCTTCACCATTCATGCCATACCTCATTCTTAAAACTCTATGCTGCATTTGAGGTAACTTTTGCAATATTACGTCTAAATCTCCCTTCATACATTCCATCTCAATCTCTTGATTAGGTAAATCTGTATCAGAAGCTATCAAATCTAATAGCGCTGTATCATCTCCATCTCCCACTTTTGATTCTAGGCTAATAGGCTGACTAGCCCTGAACATTAATTCTTTCACTTCCTCGATTGGAATATCTAAAAAATTAGCTAGTTCTTGCATAGATGGAGTTCTAGCTAACTGCTGACTCAACTCTCTCTGACCTTTTTTTAACTTGTTTAATATTTCAGTAATATGAATTGGTAATCTTATTAATCGACTTTTTTCAGCAATAGCTCTTGTAATACCTTGTCTAATCCACCAATATGCATATGTAGAAAACTTATAACCTCTTGCAGGATCAAACTTCTCAACGCCTCTTACCAAACCAATTGTTCCTTCTTGGATTAAATCCAAAAGTTCCATATTCCTCTTTGTATATTTTTTGGCAACACTAACTACTAAACGCAAATTTGAAGCAACCATTCTCTCTTTTGCTCGATTACCTCGAATTAAACGTTTTTTTAACTGTGCAATTTTAATTCCAGCTTCTTTAGCTAGCTCTTCTTGGGTCGGCTTCGTTCCATTGATACTTTCAAGTTCTGATTCCAATTTTTCTAAAGAGTTCAAATCTTGAACTTGACGACCTAATGTTATTTCCTGCTCGTTTGTTAGTAGTGGAACTCTCCCAATATCCCTTAAATATGAGCGAACTAGATCAACCTCAGCTACAACTTTATTAGTTGATCCACTTACATATGACTTGGTAGAAATACTCTGAGCAGAAGTCACGACGAAAATCTATTGCGTTTTGTAAAGAATATCATTAAGAACTGTAAAGTTGTGAAAATCAACTCAAATTCCAGGGAATTTAGGTAAAAATACCTATGCAGAGCTGTCTACTGAATTATCTTGGTTAGAAGCCACGAAGCAGTTCGTAAATAAATCCAAACTCCAACCACATCAGTTGCTGTGGTGATAAAAGGAGCTGACATTAAAGCTGGGTCCAGTCCCATCCTATGAAACAACAAAGGCAAAGAAGCCCCTGCCGTGGCTGCCAAAGTAGTTATAGCCAATAAACTAATACCAACAGCAGCGCCCACTAAAGGACCTTCTCCTTGCCACCATGCAAAAGGAACTACAAATAAAAGCATAAGCAATCCAAGCAATGCACCTGCAATCGTTTCCCGGAAAATCGCTTTTAAAAAACCTAAAGCTTGAATTCTTTGAGTACTTAACCCTCTAATAACAACTGTAGAACTTTGTGCCCCAATATTTCCACCAGTCCCTATCAATAAAGGAATAAAAGCTGCTAATAAAACTACTTGTCGTAATACATCACCATTAGATGCAATAACCTTTGTAGTTAATCCATTAGCAAAAACCAAAACAATCAACCAAACCACTCTCCTTCTAGCAACTGCAAACAAATTACTTTGAAAATAATCATCTTCATCTCCTGCCTGAACAGCTCCAGCTGCATAAATATCCCTAGTAGCTTCTTGTTCTATAACGTCAATAACATCATCAACAGTGACTATCCCAACTAATCGCTTTTCTCGATCAACGACTGGTAAGGCCAGAAAGTCATACCTTTGAATTGCCCTTGCAACTTCTTCTTGATCAGTATCTGTACGAACATTAACTACCTCTCTTGTCATTACGTCACCAATTGTTGTATCAGGATCTGCCGTCACCAAATCCCTTAAAGATAAAATTCCAGTTAAATGTCTCTCGCGATCTGTAACGTAAAGGCTATAAATTGTCTCAGTATAAGGTGCTTGCCTTCTAACAATATTTAAAGCATCAAAAGCAGTATGAAATTCCTTTAAATCAATAAATTCATTAGTCATTAATCTCCCAGCCGTTTCAGCCTCATATCCCAACATTTGAGCAGTTACTCGCCTTTCTTCAGGACTTAATTCAGCCAACAATCTTCTAACTACCTTAGCAGGCAATTCATCAAATAATCTCACCCGGTCATCTGGTGACATCCTTTCAACTAATTCCAAAACCTCATTGGAGCGAAGTCGATCCAGAAGACTTTGTTGTACAGCAGCATCTAAATATTCGTAAACTTCTATAGCCTCATTCTTATTTAATAATCTAAAAGCCAAAGCTTGCAAAATCAAAGGCAAACTGCCTATTGATTCCGCAATATCTACAGGCTGAACAGGCTCCAATAAAGTCTTAACGCCATCATAATTACCAGCAGCAAGCATTGCCTCAAGCTGTTGAGAAACCACCTCGGCTAAGTGAGGTCCATTTACAGATGAATCATTACTAATAGATGTACCTATCTGTTCATTCATAGGCACACTGAAAGACCTCAAACATATTATGTCTATAAGGACGAAAATAATCGCCTAATTCTTTGACCGATTAAAAAACCTAACGTTAAAGACAAAAAACCCGCAAGCATGGTGATGCAGATCAAACCTATTGCTTGAAACAATAAACCGCTATTAATCATTAAAAATGCATCCAAAATCAGACCACTGAAAGTAGTTAAAGATGCACAAAAACCTAGTACCAAGAAAACTTGAAACCTAGAACTAATTGTGAATCCTGAAATCAAACCAAGAAAACCAGATCCAAAAACATTAGCTATAAAATCATTGTTAACTTTAAAACGAAGCAAAGCACCTGAAATTGAGCCTATGCAAATCAAGAAAAATTGATCCCTTCTCAGAACAAAATCATAGAAGCTCCTAAGCATTTACACAATAAAAACCGAATAAAGCCATAATGATACCAATGAATATAGACACAAACAAAGAAAGAGATAGATCCATCCATCTATGGTTTAAATAATAGTGATGAAACTCAAAAATCAAAGAAGAGAAAGTACTAAAGCTTCCAAGCAAGCCTATGCTTAACAATAAATAGAGAGGCTCATTATCTAATAAAAAATATGTTTTTTGTTGGAGTCCAAGTAAGATACCAAGCAAAAATGTGGCAATTGAATTGACTAACAAAACCCCATATAGATCTGATTTTGTATGTATAAAAATCTTTTTAGAAATTTGCATTCTTAAAATTGCACCTGGAGCAGCCCCAATTGCCACAAACAAAGAAGATCGATGATCTCCTAAGAAATTAAACATTTATCCATCCACGTCTAGTTGACAAAGAAGGTCTATCAATCAATCCCAAGTTAGGTAATTGAACCTGCAACCAACTGTTACCCTCTTCAGGGTGCCAAAGACGTATTACTCTAAGATGAGTCCCTAATTCTAATGTAAATAAAGAAGGCGCAGAGATATGAGGACTAGTACGCAAAACACAAGAGTTACCAACAATAAAAAATTCCATTTCTTTAGAATTAGAAATTTCTAACTTGCTTCTAGTAGCTCCTCCGGCTGGTAAAGCAATAGGTGCAAATAACGCAAGGCTTAACAAGCATCCCCAATGAAAACAGAATTTCATATTTATCATTAAATATCTAATGAAGCCATATCTAGTTCAAGGCTATGAGTCTCTATAAATTCCCTTCGAGGAGCAACTTTGTCACCCATAAGAATGGTAAAAATTCGATCGGCTTCCAAAGCATCTTCAATCTCAACTCTCTTCATCGTCCTAGTTGAAGGATCCATAGTGGTTTCCCATAATTGTTTTGGCATCATTTCCCCTAAACCCTTAAACCGCTGAATAGTGTAATTTGCTTTTTCACCAAAACCAGCAATAGTTTTCTTCAAGTCTCCCTCTGTATAACAATATTTGTGATTCTTTCCTCTTTCAATTTTATATAGAGGTGGGCAAGCAATGTAAACATAACCACCCTCAACTAATTCTTTCTGGTAGCGATAAAAAAATGTAAGCAAAAGGGTACGGATATGAGCTCCATCAACATCAGCATCAGTCATTATTACAACACGGTGATATCTAAGATTTTTCAAAGAGAACTCTTCTCCTTTAATTCCCAAACCAAGACCAGTAATAAGAGCCTGGATTTCTGTGTTTTTATAGATCTTTGCATCATCAGTTTTTTCAATATTTAATATCTTTCCTCTCAAAGGAAGAATTGCTTGAAACCTTCTATCCCGGCCTTGTTTTGCTGAACCGCCAGCTGAATCCCCCTCAACTATGTAAATCTCTGATTCTGATGGATCTCGAGAACTACAGTCAGCTAATTTACCTGGGAGAGTGGTGCTCTCTAGGACACTTTTTCTTCGAACCAGTTCACGTGCTCGCCTAGCTGCTTCAGCTGCATTAAAAGCTTGAATGGCTTTCTCTAGAATTAAATCAATTACAGATGGATTGAATTCTAGATATTGTCCTAAGGATTCTCCAACCAGACTATCTACTATTCCTCTAACCTCAGTATTCCCTAATTTAGTTTTTGTCTGCCCCTCAAATTCAGGTTCAGGCACTTTCACAGAAAGAACAACAGTTAAACCTTCTCTAATATTTTCGCCCGCCAGATTTGAATCACCTTCCTTACGTTTCCCTCGTTTTCGAGCAAAAGAATTAAGTGTCCGCGTTAATACTGTTTTTAATCCCTCTATATGAGTACCTCCATCAACAGTACGAATATTATTTGCAAAACCAAGAATGCTATCCGAATAAGCATCAATACACCATTGCAGTGCAGCTTCTACCTGAACTCCATCTTTTTCAGCATTTACATAAATAATTTCTGGATGCAATGCATCTTTTTCAGAGTTCATATAAGCAACATATTCTTTTATTCCTCCCTCATAAAAATAAACTTCTTCATAGCTATTTTCTTTTATCTCAGAAGTCCTTTTCCTTTCATCACGAAAAACGATACGAACTCCTCCATTTAGATAAGCAAGCTCTCTTAATCTTGATGATAAAACTGAATAATCAAAAACAATTCCATTAGTAAATATTTCAGTATCAGGTTTAAAATTAACTTTTGTTCCTGTATCTTTTTGATCTGATAGTTGTTTCTCAGAACGAAGATTTCCTATAGGAGCTCCTCTTTCGAATCTTTGAGTATGAACTTTACCTTGCCTTTTCACGGTAACTTCTACCCATTCACTTAGTGCATTTACTACCGAAACACCAACCCCATGCAAACCTCCAGAAACCTTGTAACCTCCACTACCAAACTTGCCACCAGCATGAAGAACAGTAAGCACAGTCTCTAATGCACTTTTGCCAGTTTTAGGATGTATATCAGTTGGGATTCCTCTTCCATTATCGCTAATAGATGCAGAACCATCGGCACAAAGAACCACAACAATCTCATTACAATGCCCTGCAAGAGCTTCATCTACAGCATTATCAACAACCTCATAAACAAGATGATGCAAACCCCTAGGACCAGTAGAACCTATATACATCCCTGGTCTTTTCCTTACAGGTTCCAAGCCTTCAAGAACTTGAATCTGTTCAGCGCCATAGGCGGCTTGAATCTTTTTAACCTTGGAGTCTTCGCTCATTCGCCTAAAAAATGCCCAGGAAAGGTGTTTTTACAAAATTCATTTACCAAGAAACCTTATTCAACCTGGAAAATTCAATCTACCACTGGTAACCAAGAAAGGCTTGCAAGAAATTACTAAAAGAACAAAAATCCTTTCTAAATAGAGAATTATGACCATCTACTAAGCAGCCTTTATGCCCAAGTCAAAACCAGTTGTCATAGTGTTACTTGGGCCAACAGCAAGTGGGAAAACTGAACTTGCCATTCAAATAGCAAAGCAAATAAAAGTCAGTATTCATAATATTGATTCCCGCCAGTTATATAAAGGGATGGATATTGGTACTGCAAAACCAACTTTAGAACAGCAAAAAGAAATAAAGCATCATTTATTAGATCTAAAGGAACCTAACAATCCAATCACATTAAAAGAATTCAAAAAAGAAGCTGAATCTAATCTCACAAAAATCATTGGAAAAGAAAAAATTGGATTTCTGGTAGGTGGTAGTGGTCTTTATTTAAAAGCTTTGACCAGTGGACTATGTCCACCTGCAGTACCTCCCCAGAAGCAGTTGAGGAAATATCTTACTGAAATTGGGCAAAAGGAATGTCACCAATTGCTTGAGAAATGTGATCCTTGTGCATCCAGAAAAATTGCGCCAAAAGACACCACTAGAACAATCAGAGCATTAGAAGTATTTTATGCAACTGGTA
This DNA window, taken from Prochlorococcus sp. MIT 0603, encodes the following:
- the tsaE gene encoding tRNA (adenosine(37)-N6)-threonylcarbamoyltransferase complex ATPase subunit type 1 TsaE, which codes for MIHKIEINTIIKEHSNQSNWVLRDHDETILFGQSLADTLKKTNILFLEGPLGAGKTSLVKGIAKGLNIKEPITSPTFALSHHYLHGSRALIHLDLYRLEKAQAANELFLQEEETATMLNGLIVIEWPSRLSLKVDDAYQISIKYLPHGAQGRKIQLIPST
- the mutT gene encoding 8-oxo-dGTP diphosphatase MutT; amino-acid sequence: MCASCIHDDDSIKDLWSIDKIEDMQAVLLNWFALHGRHWIPWKLKPNGALPEKLEKLPVYPIWIAEVMLQQTQLKVVLPYWKNWMKAFPTLVDLAHAGDHEVLLLWQGLGYYSRAKRTHQSAKKLLEIIGSNNSLNPLAWPVSISTWVDLPGIGRTTAASIISSAFDLPEALLDGNVKRILSRLIGNEQSLSRSSSKLWSLSNDLLDYDSPRNFNQALMDLGATVCLPKNPKCFCCPWKSYCCAYYQGDPSKFPMKAPKKALPNLVIGIGIVFNDFGEILIDQRKPDQTMGSMWEFPGGKQEKGELIEDTVIREIHEELGVHIKVLQNLIEFDHCYSHKKLHFVVYICKLSSGIPKPLSSLQTKWVKPDDLINYPFPAANKYMIKALQDYIVPSKEK
- the ahcY gene encoding adenosylhomocysteinase — encoded protein: MVSSTASHLTSDSAYLVADINLAEFGRKEISIAEKEMPGLISLREKFGMEKPLDGARIAGSLHMTIQTAVLIETLVALGAKVRWASCNIFSTQDHAAAAIAKEGIPVFAKKGETLSEYWSYTHSILEWGDFEGPNMILDDGGDATGLVILGEKAEKDIAILDNPSNEEEIALFASIRQKLLEDKSFYSRIRRNIKGVTEETTTGVARLYQMQKNGELPFPAINVNDSVTKSKFDNLYGCRESLVDGIKRATDVMVAGKVALVIGYGDVGKGSAQSLRGLGATVMIAEIDPICALQAAMEGYRVVRLDDVVEDIDIFVTATGNYQVICHEHLIRMKDEAIVSNIGHFDNEIDVASLKSYHWENIKPQVDHITLPNGNKIILLAEGRLVNLGCATGHPSFVMSNSFTNQVLAQIELFTKGNEYQKNVYVLPKHLDEMVARLHLDKIGAQLTELTKEQANYINVPINGPYKSEQYRY
- a CDS encoding RpoD/SigA family RNA polymerase sigma factor — encoded protein: MSTKSYVSGSTNKVVAEVDLVRSYLRDIGRVPLLTNEQEITLGRQVQDLNSLEKLESELESINGTKPTQEELAKEAGIKIAQLKKRLIRGNRAKERMVASNLRLVVSVAKKYTKRNMELLDLIQEGTIGLVRGVEKFDPARGYKFSTYAYWWIRQGITRAIAEKSRLIRLPIHITEILNKLKKGQRELSQQLARTPSMQELANFLDIPIEEVKELMFRASQPISLESKVGDGDDTALLDLIASDTDLPNQEIEMECMKGDLDVILQKLPQMQHRVLRMRYGMNGEEPMTLTGIGRILGISRDRVRNLERDALRGLRKYGNTVEAYVAC
- a CDS encoding DedA family protein, whose protein sequence is MSIVEFLTSLPDFIGDAVATNQWIGYASILLAMFLENLFPPIPSELIMPLGGFYVSQGQLNFLPVVIAGLIGTVLGAFPWYGIGRLVSEKKLENWLKKYGKWIGISPRELYKSRDWFGRYGKALVFWGRLVPGIRTLISVPAGIELMPLLPFVIWTTAGSLIWVLFLTSMGIFLGESYPLVEVWIEPFSKIIKLILVFGLISGILWLFIRLFSSKK
- a CDS encoding carbohydrate kinase family protein produces the protein MKSSEVICLGEALVDRLGPLGGDPTLEIGSKDCLGGAPANVACALARLDIDVAFVGCLGDDSIGQQFFNLFNSRGVNISGLQVHPTLPTRVVLVHRDSHGERSFRGFAGEKVNIFADQALDLDKLKMAWPSVAKDAKWLLLGTILLAQEGSRKVVAWALDQAKLDGMNIAMDLNWRPTFWDVHSRPDSPPSNETRFLVKSFLAKVSLLKLAKEEAILFFNSQDPREISESLPLHPSVIITDGAESIRWLLGDYRGETQSFSPPSVIDTTGAGDSFMAGVISQIAVHSVNPKSYIEADSMIRFAAGCGALVCAGMGAIDPQPSNRSVQDFLSSLS
- a CDS encoding alpha/beta fold hydrolase; this translates as MYTAGTHILNWNGLKVAWKKECQSTQSEVATLLIHGFGANKNHWRHNQTVLGTIAPSYSIDLIGFGESSQPISRLNGEEQNENNYCYNFENWGNQIADFSKLVIKKPVVLIGNSIGGVIALKAAQILKEKCKRVILINCAQRLMDDKQLSKKSTLQKILRPGLKFITKQRWLSRSLFKNAAKPSFIKKVLQKAYPSGSNIDDGLINLLHQPTKGLGAPEAFHGFINIFNDSLAPELMEELDLPVDMIWGEDDPWESCTEAKNWFLTIPCIKSLEIIKHSGHCPHDESPEKVNPILVKLVQQAT
- a CDS encoding single-stranded DNA-binding protein, with translation MSLNAVNLVGRAGRDPEVRYFESGSIVANFTLAVNRRSRNDEPDWFNLEIWGKQAQVAADYVRKGSLIGITGSLKLDQWKDKTTGENKSKPIIRVDRLNLLGSRKDSANNEITNNPSSFTKGSNQDIPF